One Ilumatobacter coccineus YM16-304 genomic window, TGGGGTGGCGGACCCGGTCGACGGTGACAGTGGGGGTGCGGAGGCCGCCCGACAACGGGTCGAGCCGCTGGACGGTGGCGATGGCGGGCAGCCAGTGCGCGTCGAGGACGCGGTGCAACGCCCCGATGGCACCCGCCGCTCCGTCGGCGGCCGGATCGGGAGACCGGAGTCCGAGGAGTGCTCCGACGGCCCAGAGGGTCTCGCACCGGAGTCGTTCGATCCGCGCCGGGTCGTACGACAGTGCGCCGCTCACGAGAGGACCGCCGCTGCAGCCAGTTCGAGTTCGTCGGCCTGCTGGTCGAGCAGCCAGGCATGGCGACGCAGTTCCTCGGCGGTCTCGTGGATGCGGTGCTGTGCCTGGTGCAGGAGCTGCAGGCATTCCTCGGGTCTCGGTCCGCGCCAGGTGTCGACGGTCGCGTGGCGTTCGAGCGACATCGCCGGTGTGCATTCGATCTGCTCGGCGAAGCGGCGGAGGCGGTGCGCTCGTTGGCGCAGTGCGGTCGACTGGTGGTGCGTCATCGGACTCCCTGGACGGATCGGCGTGGCGGACGGGTGCAGCCATCCAGTGGGTCGTCGGACGTCGAGAAGGGAAATCAGGCGAGGTCGAAGGTCGCCAGACGGTGGGGGAGGCCGGTCGCTCCGGTGACGAACTCGGGCCCCGAGATGACGAAGCCGTGCTTCCGGTAGAAGCCGAGTGCCGTGACCCGAGCGTTGGCCCAGACGTCGGTGGCCCCGATTCGTCGAGCGTGTTCGATCCCGGCCTCGAGCAGCGCGGACCCCACGCCGCGTCCGGCCTCGTCGGGGTCGGTGGCCATGCCGCGCAACTGCACACGACCGTCGACGAGGAGCCACGTCGACACACCGATGACGTTGCCGTCGGCGATCGCAGCGAAGTGCGTCGTGGTCGGCTCGTGGTCGCCCGGCCAGTCGAGGGTCGGGTTCGCCTCGCCGGCCCGCAGTACTCGCCGCCGCAGGTCGTGGGTCCGGTCGGAACTCACGGCGACCACCTTCACCGCTGGCCTCCCGTCAGCTCGTCGATGGAGACGACGCGGTCGGCGATCGCATCGGCTTCGTCGACGTCGTGCGTCACGAGGATCGCCGTGGTCTCCGACTCGTGCAGCAGGCGATGGAGATCGACCACGAGTTCGTCGTGGAGTTCGCGGTCGAGTCCGGTGAGCGGTTCGTCGAGGAGCACGACGCTCGGCTCGGTGACGAGCGTGCGGGCCAGTGCGATGCGTTTCGCCTCGCCGCCCGAGAGTTCGGTGACCCGCCGCCGTTCGAAGCCGGGCAGGCCGACGCGTTCGAGCCAGTCGGCGGTGCGCGCTCGCTGCTCGGCGGGAGCGATGCCGGCCATCTTGAGACCGAACGCGACGTTGGTCGCCACGTCGCGGTGCGGGAACAGTTGGTTGTCCTGAAAGACCATCCCGACACCTCGCCGATGCGTCGGGACCCGGGTGACGTCGGCGCCGTCGATCAGGACGCGCCCGCTGTCGGGCGGCACGATGCCCGCGATCACCCGCAGCAGGGTGCTCTTGCCGCTGCCTGATCGGCCGAGCATGGCGATCACCTCGGAACGGTCCGCCGTGAGGGAGACCTCGTCGAGGACCTGGACGCCGTCGAACGACACGGACACGCGATCGACCTCGATCACTTGCGCCGCCCGGTCGTGATCTCGTGACTGCGGTCGACGACGAGCACGATGACGACCGTGATCGCAGCGAGCAGCGTCGCCAAGGCGTAGCCCTTGGCCTGGAGCAGCGATCCGGTGCGTCCGAGCAGGCGTTCGATGGCGATCGGCAGTGTCTCGCCACCGCTGCGTGACAGGAAGCTGGTGGCGCCGAACTCGCCGAGTGAGATCGCGGCGGCCAGCGCGGCCGCGACGGCGAGCGGACGCCACAGATGTGGCACCACGATCTCGCGCCACGCCGTGATGGGCGCCGCGCCGAGCGTTGCCGCAGCGTGGGAGAGTTCGGGATCGACCGACCGCAGGACCCCGAGCGTGGTGCGGACGACGAACGGCGTGGCGACGAGCGCATGGCCGATCGGCACCAGCCACCACGATGCCCGCCAGTCGACGGGGTCGGTGTCGAACGTGATCAGCATGCCGAACCCGATGGTGACCGCTGAGGTGCCCAACGGCAACATCAAACCCGCGTCGAGGAAGCGCCCTGCCCGCCCCGACGCCGCGATCGAGAGACTCGCGAGCGCTCCGATCACCACGGCGAACCCGGTGGCCCAGGCAGCGGTGCGCAGCGAGTTGACCAGCGAACCGATCGGGTCGAGGCCGAGGCTGATCCCGGGTCGGATCTCGGCGGAGCCCAGCGTGCGCCACGCTTCGAAGGTCCAGCCGGTCGGTGTTGACACCGACTTCACGACGAGCGCGAGGAGGGGGACGACGGCCACGATCGCGGTGGTGGTGGCGATGAGGGCGACCGCTCGCCGCTGCCAACGATGCCGAGGGCGCGTGGGAGCGGAGAGCGATTCGAGGTCGAGTGCTCGACTGTGCCGACGCTGCACGATCGTCGACCAGGCGGCCAGGAAGCCGAGGATCGTCAACTGGAGGAGTGCGAGCACGGCGGCTTCACCGATCTCGCCGAGCTGGGTGGCTCGCCGCCACACCTCGACCTCGATCGTGCGAGTGCCGGGAGCGGCCAGGATCCTCACCACGCCGAACGACGTGAACGTGAAGAGGAACACGACCGATGCGGCGGCGGTGAGGGCGGGGCGGATCAGTGGCAGGGTGACCTCGCGAAACGCTCGGAGTGGGCTGGCGCCGAGCGTGGCGGCGGCGTGCTCCATGTCGGCGGGGAGTTGTTCCCACACCGCGCCCACGGTGCGGATGACGACGGCGAGGTTGAACACGACGTGGGCGGCCAGGACCGCCCAGACGGTTCGGTCGAGCGAGTCGGGAAACAACGCGAGGAACGCCGCGCCCATCACGACCGTCGGCATCACGAAGATGGCGGTCAGCACGCTGACGAGTGCCCGGCGGCCAGGGAAGTCGAAGCGCGCCACGGCCCACGCCGGTGCGAGTCCGAGCACGATGGTCACGACGGTCGACGCAACGGCCTGCCAGGTGGTGAACCAGAGGATCCGCCAGGTGCGGCCGCGCTCGAACGTCGACCGGATCGACTCGGCGTCGACCGCCTCGATCATGAGGACGACGAACGGCCAGATGTAGAAGAGCGCGAGCGCGGCGGCCGGCACGATGCCCAGCGCGAGTGGGTGGAGCCGGCCGCCGCGGGGCACGTGG contains:
- a CDS encoding ABC transporter ATP-binding protein, whose protein sequence is MSVSFDGVQVLDEVSLTADRSEVIAMLGRSGSGKSTLLRVIAGIVPPDSGRVLIDGADVTRVPTHRRGVGMVFQDNQLFPHRDVATNVAFGLKMAGIAPAEQRARTADWLERVGLPGFERRRVTELSGGEAKRIALARTLVTEPSVVLLDEPLTGLDRELHDELVVDLHRLLHESETTAILVTHDVDEADAIADRVVSIDELTGGQR
- a CDS encoding GNAT family N-acetyltransferase, whose translation is MSSDRTHDLRRRVLRAGEANPTLDWPGDHEPTTTHFAAIADGNVIGVSTWLLVDGRVQLRGMATDPDEAGRGVGSALLEAGIEHARRIGATDVWANARVTALGFYRKHGFVISGPEFVTGATGLPHRLATFDLA
- a CDS encoding ABC transporter permease → MPRGGRLHPLALGIVPAAALALFYIWPFVVLMIEAVDAESIRSTFERGRTWRILWFTTWQAVASTVVTIVLGLAPAWAVARFDFPGRRALVSVLTAIFVMPTVVMGAAFLALFPDSLDRTVWAVLAAHVVFNLAVVIRTVGAVWEQLPADMEHAAATLGASPLRAFREVTLPLIRPALTAAASVVFLFTFTSFGVVRILAAPGTRTIEVEVWRRATQLGEIGEAAVLALLQLTILGFLAAWSTIVQRRHSRALDLESLSAPTRPRHRWQRRAVALIATTTAIVAVVPLLALVVKSVSTPTGWTFEAWRTLGSAEIRPGISLGLDPIGSLVNSLRTAAWATGFAVVIGALASLSIAASGRAGRFLDAGLMLPLGTSAVTIGFGMLITFDTDPVDWRASWWLVPIGHALVATPFVVRTTLGVLRSVDPELSHAAATLGAAPITAWREIVVPHLWRPLAVAAALAAAISLGEFGATSFLSRSGGETLPIAIERLLGRTGSLLQAKGYALATLLAAITVVIVLVVDRSHEITTGRRK